GGGGTCGATGTGTGCTTCGGCGACGGACTCGGCAGACTCGCGTTCGCCGTCCCGGGCACCGACCGAGCACGGGCCGGCACACCCTGTAATCGAGCGGAAGGATGCACACAATGCGGAACACCGCGCGCTGGGCCATGACTCTCGGCTTGACGGCCACCGCCGTCTGCGGACCCCTCACCGGGTCCGCGCTCGCCACTCCGGATCAGGCCCCCACCGCGCTCTACGCCCCGTCGGCCCTCGTTCTCACGGTGGGCCACGGTGAGAGCGCGGCCGCAGCGACTCCGGAACGCGCGGTCACCCTGACCTGTGCCCCGAGGCCCTCCGGCACGCACCCGGTCGCCGCCTCGGCCTGCGCGGAACTGCGTGGTGTCGGCGGCGACATCCACGCCCTGACCGCCACGGACGGCGTGATGTGCACCAAGCAGTACGACCCGGTGGTCGTCACCGTCGACGGTGTCTGGCAGGGCAAGAGGGTCTCGTACGAGCGCACGTTCTCCAACGAGTGCGTGAAGAACGCCTACGGTTCCGGCGTCTTCGCGTTCTGAAAGACCGGGATCGCGCCGTTCCCGTGAG
The genomic region above belongs to Streptomyces coeruleorubidus and contains:
- a CDS encoding protease inhibitor, with protein sequence MRNTARWAMTLGLTATAVCGPLTGSALATPDQAPTALYAPSALVLTVGHGESAAAATPERAVTLTCAPRPSGTHPVAASACAELRGVGGDIHALTATDGVMCTKQYDPVVVTVDGVWQGKRVSYERTFSNECVKNAYGSGVFAF